A window of Ignicoccus hospitalis KIN4/I contains these coding sequences:
- a CDS encoding DNA-binding protein: MIEPLEDPETPVVLLSIKPRYAQRILSGMKKFELRTWIGLNLYSGMLVVMYASGNVKAIVGEFRVGKVYKGRPEFVWGRLIEEGGEEKTGVGEEDYLYIARAKKAMALEVLEPKVYKRPPKLEEIRMIIPGWLPPMSHTLLGTGDPLWEMVIKPVREVSEIP, encoded by the coding sequence GTGATAGAGCCTCTGGAGGACCCGGAGACCCCGGTGGTACTGCTATCAATAAAGCCTAGGTACGCCCAGAGGATCCTCAGCGGCATGAAGAAGTTCGAGCTGAGAACTTGGATAGGCTTGAACCTCTACAGCGGTATGTTAGTGGTGATGTACGCTTCGGGCAACGTGAAGGCGATAGTTGGTGAGTTCAGGGTAGGGAAGGTTTACAAGGGCAGGCCCGAGTTCGTCTGGGGGCGCTTGATCGAAGAGGGGGGAGAGGAGAAGACCGGCGTAGGGGAAGAGGACTACCTTTACATAGCTAGGGCGAAGAAGGCCATGGCCCTAGAGGTGTTGGAGCCTAAGGTGTACAAGAGGCCGCCCAAATTGGAGGAGATAAGAATGATAATACCCGGCTGGCTCCCCCCTATGAGCCACACTTTGCTCGGCACCGGCGACCCCCTCTGGGAGATGGTAATTAAACCCGTCAGAGAGGTTTCCGAGATACCTTAA
- the hisE gene encoding phosphoribosyl-ATP diphosphatase — translation MSDFLSELWLVIKKRIEEKPQGSYTAEIVKRGLPFAARKFGEESVELIVASLSEPRDSVIYEAADVIYHLMVLLALRGVDWAEVIKELERRSRAKSGAGGNS, via the coding sequence GTGAGCGACTTCCTGTCCGAATTGTGGCTCGTAATAAAGAAAAGGATAGAAGAAAAACCTCAGGGTTCCTACACAGCCGAGATTGTGAAGAGAGGTCTACCCTTCGCTGCTAGGAAGTTCGGCGAAGAGAGCGTAGAACTCATCGTCGCCTCTCTCTCGGAGCCTCGGGATTCCGTAATCTACGAGGCCGCTGACGTAATCTACCACTTGATGGTGTTGTTAGCCTTGAGAGGGGTGGACTGGGCTGAGGTTATCAAGGAGCTAGAGAGGAGGTCAAGGGCGAAGAGCGGTGCTGGCGGCAATAGTTAA
- the hisH gene encoding imidazole glycerol phosphate synthase subunit HisH, with protein sequence MAAIVNYGIGNLFSVKKGFERAGFRVVVSNDKEVLKGSDVIVLPGVGSHKAAIANMTSLGIVDVIKEVDNFKFGICLGMQLLYEESEEGGLKGLGILKGKVIRLRGVPKVPHMGWNTVVGESPLLEGLSGEYFYFAHSYYKEYEGRKEEEAVSDYEGVKITALVCSGKVCATQFHPEKSYVNGVRLLKNFYTYARR encoded by the coding sequence CTGGCGGCAATAGTTAACTACGGAATAGGGAACTTATTTAGCGTTAAGAAAGGTTTCGAGAGGGCGGGCTTCAGAGTTGTAGTATCTAACGACAAAGAGGTCTTGAAGGGAAGCGACGTAATAGTGTTGCCGGGAGTGGGCTCCCACAAGGCCGCCATTGCTAACATGACCTCGTTAGGTATAGTTGACGTAATCAAAGAAGTTGACAACTTCAAGTTCGGGATCTGTTTGGGCATGCAATTGCTTTACGAAGAGAGCGAAGAGGGCGGGCTCAAGGGCCTCGGAATCTTGAAGGGAAAGGTGATTAGGCTTAGAGGAGTTCCCAAAGTCCCGCATATGGGGTGGAACACCGTAGTGGGGGAGTCGCCTCTGCTCGAGGGCTTGAGCGGCGAGTACTTCTACTTCGCCCATAGCTACTACAAAGAGTACGAGGGGAGGAAAGAGGAGGAAGCGGTCAGCGATTATGAGGGAGTCAAGATAACGGCGCTTGTCTGTTCAGGGAAGGTCTGCGCGACCCAGTTCCACCCCGAGAAGAGCTACGTTAACGGGGTACGACTGCTGAAGAACTTTTACACGTATGCGAGGCGCTAG
- a CDS encoding aldehyde ferredoxin oxidoreductase family protein gives MERKILFIDLSRTRIDEVEVDDYLHTRFLGGKGFCTYFIYKYAQPCADPYGPRNVAVIAAGALAGYAPASGKTCFGAVSPLTGLIHDSYAGEVLGPKLRMAGYDAIVITGKSEEPVYIYVTEEGTEILSADDIWGHSTSKATKVLKERHGKKSSVAVVGPAAENKVRYASVIVDYHRAAGRGGIGAIWASKGLKAVVVKAAKPLPEPALGRKAWREVATKLYKKFQALGSSFSRYGTNNGLVTADKLGMAPHYNFKYPHLGDVGELKGENVVKLAKGPHEVEDQSVFGYMCPIKCSKVVKDEGIKSEYEHLGMLGAADGIYKLMDVLKAIKIVNDLGLDSISSGNVIGWTAESEEKGLLNGVMKWGDGEKQRKLLEEIAYRKGIGAVLAEGVKRASEILGFGKEWAVHVKGLEAPAWDPRGLLGFGLSYATADVGASHLRGWPRPHRPPTDSALKALDSLLYDRDKTSVADHMGTCVFLAYDFPDWSELLKVVYGLDYDTEELRKLSQRTESLARLWALKVGYTSDDDTVPPRWMEPVPKGPNAGLKAFISWEDLEVSKREYYKRRGWSPREGVPLPSTLKSLDLHFAVEDAELLLRKLEPEYY, from the coding sequence TTGGAAAGGAAAATCTTGTTTATAGACCTTTCTAGAACTAGGATAGATGAAGTAGAGGTTGACGATTACCTTCATACTAGATTCCTAGGAGGGAAGGGTTTCTGTACTTACTTTATATATAAGTACGCGCAGCCTTGTGCAGACCCCTACGGGCCTCGAAACGTAGCTGTGATCGCCGCCGGCGCGCTGGCCGGCTACGCGCCGGCGTCCGGGAAGACTTGCTTCGGTGCCGTGAGTCCTCTCACCGGACTGATTCACGACTCGTACGCGGGAGAGGTGTTAGGCCCCAAGCTCCGGATGGCCGGCTACGATGCAATAGTTATCACTGGGAAGTCCGAAGAGCCAGTTTACATCTACGTAACTGAGGAGGGGACCGAGATCCTAAGTGCCGACGACATATGGGGTCATAGCACCTCAAAGGCGACGAAGGTACTCAAGGAGAGACACGGAAAGAAGAGCAGCGTAGCCGTCGTGGGACCCGCCGCCGAGAACAAGGTTAGGTACGCCTCGGTGATAGTGGACTACCACCGGGCCGCGGGGCGGGGAGGGATAGGGGCCATCTGGGCGAGCAAAGGCTTGAAGGCTGTTGTAGTCAAGGCAGCCAAGCCCCTCCCAGAGCCGGCGCTGGGGAGGAAGGCGTGGAGGGAAGTGGCCACCAAGCTATACAAGAAGTTCCAAGCGTTGGGCTCCAGCTTCTCTAGGTACGGAACAAACAACGGCTTGGTGACTGCCGACAAGTTAGGTATGGCCCCGCACTACAACTTCAAGTACCCTCACCTGGGGGACGTAGGCGAGCTTAAGGGCGAGAACGTCGTAAAGCTCGCGAAGGGTCCTCACGAAGTAGAGGACCAGTCCGTCTTCGGTTACATGTGCCCCATAAAGTGTTCAAAAGTGGTAAAGGATGAAGGTATCAAAAGCGAGTACGAACACTTGGGCATGTTGGGCGCAGCAGACGGGATATACAAGCTAATGGACGTTCTCAAAGCGATCAAAATAGTGAACGATCTCGGCTTAGATAGCATATCCTCTGGCAACGTAATAGGTTGGACCGCAGAGAGCGAGGAGAAGGGGTTGCTCAACGGCGTAATGAAGTGGGGAGACGGCGAGAAGCAAAGAAAGCTGCTAGAGGAAATAGCGTACAGAAAGGGCATAGGCGCAGTCCTCGCGGAGGGGGTCAAGAGGGCTTCCGAAATACTGGGCTTCGGGAAGGAGTGGGCAGTCCACGTCAAAGGGTTGGAGGCCCCCGCTTGGGACCCCAGGGGACTGTTGGGCTTCGGGCTGAGCTACGCCACTGCAGACGTGGGGGCCAGCCACTTGAGAGGCTGGCCCCGCCCCCATAGACCTCCCACGGACAGCGCGCTAAAGGCGCTTGACTCCTTATTGTACGACAGGGACAAGACCAGCGTAGCTGATCACATGGGTACGTGCGTGTTCTTGGCTTACGACTTTCCGGACTGGAGCGAGCTGTTGAAGGTAGTATACGGCTTGGATTACGACACGGAGGAGCTTAGGAAGCTCTCCCAAAGGACGGAGAGCTTAGCGCGATTGTGGGCACTCAAGGTCGGATATACTAGCGACGACGACACCGTCCCGCCCCGCTGGATGGAGCCCGTGCCCAAGGGCCCCAACGCCGGCCTCAAAGCCTTCATCTCATGGGAAGACTTAGAGGTCTCTAAGAGGGAGTATTACAAGAGGAGGGGTTGGAGCCCTCGGGAAGGAGTTCCCCTCCCTTCCACCCTCAAGTCGCTAGACCTTCACTTCGCAGTGGAAGACGCCGAACTCCTCTTGAGAAAGCTAGAACCCGAGTATTACTAA